The Silene latifolia isolate original U9 population chromosome X, ASM4854445v1, whole genome shotgun sequence genome contains the following window.
GAAACTTGGCCTTTTCGGTATCTTTTTCCTGCAGGTGAATATATCATATTTACTACTCGTTAATCAGCTCATGAACACCATAACTAATATACTGCAGACAACCAGTGTCGGAGCCACATTTTCAACGGGAGCGAAAGGGAAATATTATAAGGGGGTcttgaaaaaattcgaaaattttaactaaaaatttcaaaattttcaaacttCAGCGGCGGCGACCTGCAGACAGCCTTATCAAATCTAACCCATTAAATTATATACTCCGAAATGAATAATTAGGATAATAACCAATAATAACCTAAATTGTGTATTGAAGGAGAATTGAAGTACATACTCTTGAACATCTTCATCCTCTGAGAGGATAAGATACGGAATAGCGAGAAATGCAAGGATAAGAACTGGTCCAGTGAAGACTACAAATAGACTACCTGCAGATTTCGAAACACAAAAACTTTGAACTTATGTTCATCATTTAATCATTGCTGACTTATACACATTGCATAATTCTCACGTTTTCCCATGAAAAAGTGTCAATATGATGCTGACGAGTTTTGAACCCAGGTCATGAGTACCCACCACTCATGACTTTACCATTTAAGCTAACTGACATCTGCCAGTTCATATTTCACACATTTTCCAGCAATCAGGGAAGAATGAAACTACAAGCTAAGTTAATTCAAATTCAACAAACCTGCTATGCCAAAAATCGATCCCTGACTCGCGTAAATCCAACGAGTAACCAAATGATTTACGTAATCCGAAGGATAAAAGAACATCAGAGCAATCCATGCAATGAAAATAACCCACATCAACAATTTCAAAACCCATTTTGCAGTAAATTTTAACAATGATGTTTTCTTATTTTCATAACTTAAGTCTTCAGTTTTTAGTAAAGGTATGTCACCAGAATAATATTCACCCataataaataaattaagaaCAAATTCTTAGaagtttatattttattttaatttaagaaCATACAAATTTCAATCCTCCTTTTATAAAAGGAAAAATTGATTCCAGAATTAATGAAGTGAAAATGAACATTGGTGGACCCTACATTTGCTAGCTTAAACCAAGAAAATCTGGTAATGACCACTACAAATTCAACAACCATGTTAATTGTGTGAATTACTATATTGTACTAGGAAAATAAGAACCATAGATGTCTTTGTACAATTGTACATCAAAGGTTGAATAATTGTGGTGATGGGAAAATGCAAACAAAATATGCAATACAATAGGGAACCACAAATTGATTAAAAACAAAACGGTAAGTCTCTCTTAGGATGACAGTATCCGAATTAAGATGAAAATAGGTTATTAAATATGCTCGCACTTGCAGTATACATATGATAAAACTTTTGTTAATATCTAAACATCTTTCTTTTGTCTAATCTATTATAATTTgaccgttttaagtttaagacagaTATTAccgtcttaaataaaaatttgGGAAGAACTATAGGATATGAAGGGAATTTGTGTGGTGTTTTTTACAGTTGTGTAGACACCACACAAATTCAAcaatcatgttaattatgttgtACTAGAAACATATGAACCATAGATGTCTTTGTACAATTGTACATCAAATGTTAAATACAAACACATGAGTACATGACTACATGAGCAAGTTTAGCACAATAGGGAGCCACATATTGACTAAAAACTTATGTATCTCAAAATAGAGTtgggctctgtttggtaaaaatTAACTGAAAAGCTATCTGAAACCTGAAAAGATATTTAAAAACTAAAAAGTTaattgaaacctgaaaaggtaactgataagatAGCTGAAAATTAGTAACTGATAAGGTatctgattatataaaaaaaaatgtttggcaaataAACTGAAAAGATAACTGATCTTGATGAAATGATCTAAAacgatatgataattatttaatagtatagatttaaagggtaaaaacggaaaatcaaaccaaatcaggtacctgaaatctcaaatgctactctagctagcatttcatttcaggtagcttatttggacaaataagctacctgtcaaacgcttacaaaaaaaataaggtacctgaaattttggtcaaataagctactttgaccaaatcagatACCTAAAATGCCTTGTTAAACGGAGCCGTAGCATAAATAATGTAGTCATTGCAGTCCATTTGTTTATTTGGATTCATTGGTTTTTTATTCCAGGTCGTTCGAACCAATTTACTACTCCATTTTTGGTGtatataaaaattaaaatataccataaaatttatgaaatgtTTTATATTTGTATGACATGCAAGATTTCCAAGAAATGTACAATTATATGTTAGATTTATGCCTCGAATTTATTTGTCGTCACTTTGAACGACTAGTCTGATCGATTAGGGGTTTCTTAATTTCTAACTGGGCTAGGGTTTCTGTTTGGCCTATCTAAGTGTTCTGTATTGGTCTTAGAAGATATTATATAAATTTCTAAAACGTACTATATCAGTTATGTAGACGTAGCTATCACATTGTTAATAAACCATGTAAATTGTGCGTTGTTTTCTCTCCGTTTTTTTATCTTTCTTGCTTATGTTTTGACAATCGCGTTTATATAAAAGGGACACTCATTTATTGCTATTGATACATTAGTGTTTTTCTTTATACCAACGGGACATCTCACAACATGAGATCGTAATAATTCTATAATTTATTTTAACAAAAACCATTGTAAGGTAGGTAGTAAAATGTACTTTTCTTCTCCATTATTTCTCAACGGTCTATATATTACCCTGAAATGATCTAATGGTCACAACATTAAGTAATGTTTGGTGATATATAGAAGAAATAACATATTAAAATGAACCTATTAAagataacacaaaatctcattgaagacggcacgtatccgtcactttgacccaaatagaggagagagggaagcacatggggggtacCTCCACCTTGTCctccctatccgttttgtgagtggcataaCCCGTCACTtgttccgacccgtcttcagcaagactaactgtaaAGATAATAGACCATTCATTAGTTTTGAGATAATAAAGAAGATCCTAAGTCCTAACTCGAAGTATATGCAAGAAAACATCATGGTCACAAGAAAGTGATACTATAGACTATAGGGGAATTTGTGTGGTGTATAGTCTATTACTTTAGGTATCAGGAAATAAAGTTTTGGTTTCGTGTTAATTAATACAAGAgtgacatattttttttttttgaaaagacaAGAGTGACATATTATGCATAATACAAAAAGAATAATTGCTATAAGACTGAGGATATTAACACCGTACTTGACTACTTGCTACGGCATATGAGTAGTGAGTCGGTGTGGACTTAGAACCAAAATTTTGGAGTAGCGAATTTTGCTCATGCTGTTTTATACTTATGTTAAGGTTTTATGTTTAAGACTTTTTAGGTAGCAAAAATCGataattttaaatattttttgaaagtttgagGGCAGCGAGTGTTATCCCTAGTTTGGTTCCCCGGCACATATATATTTTCTTTTTGTGATATTCTATGGTGTATCCTCAagtttttcggttttctatggtcccctatatttttgaaattttgtggtGTAACTCTGAACTTTATACATTAATCTATACAATAACCTTTATGATCTATTAAATCATTTATTCAACATTCCAATTACTCGATAGCCTACTCATTTTCTTATTAATTCGCCGAATTACCTATTAACCCACCAAATAGTATACGAATTTAactaaaaattaatcaaatctcCATTATTATTTCCTGAATCATAACTGAGGTTTTTAATAGTAACTTGTGCTTAttaaaagtgattcctaatgttTTTCACATAGAATGGTGATACGACATTAATGAGTCAAAATAAATGTCAAAATACGAATTAttgatagtgataaagttaaCGGAGATCATGATAGAGAAATAAGTAAGAAATTTAGGGGTATAATGTAGAATATAAAAAATGTAAGGGTATAACATAAAAAACCGAAAAACGTAAGGATACACGGTAGAATAtcccttctcttttttttttttttttttgaaagaaagcGAAAAATCCCTTAAATTATCAACCACATAAGTGAAATAAGAGGATAATGGGGTCATTATATTAGAAGTGATATTCGAGGGACGACCACAAGTAAATGGGTATCTTGTACGTGAGCTTCACAATTCCACGTTTAGCTGTATATTACCGTAAGCAAATGGGTCAGTTGTAATTGCAAGCGTTAGACAAGCTTCTAATTAATAATTGGATTGCAATTGCTATTTAAGTAATGAAATTTATTCTTTTATGGGATGTAGActttcaactttttcattttcatgatatctttctttaaaaaaaaaaactttgatcAATAATAAGCTCTTTTCTGTTTTAagaatacgataaactttttttccaaattgaccgTTTTTAAGAGGTGTTctgtttgaaaaaaaattcaccgacgtctcaacttgtagacgggaattatggtcggtcaaagtttattcgttaaaaaatgtttgaccaaccataactaccgggtaagagttcaaaaagcggtgatttttttttttcaaattgaaggccttgacgagataattggtttgaaaaaaaaaataaccgttttctgaactcataacagagaattattgtcggtcaaagtttttttgcgaaaaacgaggggtacaccatagaaaacgaaaaagttcaggggtacacgGGAGAATATCCCTTCTTTTATTAAAAGGGTGAAAAATGATCGAGTGAGAGTTGAGTTGAAtcgaatagagctgaactgaaatgGAGTAAGCTGAAAATAAACAGCGGCAAAACATGGCCTAAGTTGTTTAACTGTTTAAGTTAGAGGTAAAAGTCGGATTATCTTTCTTAAGTCAGGGGTAATAAAGTCGGACTATCGACGGTCTGTAACAGCTCCCTAATTGGATAAAGTACGAAGTAACAAGGCCCAAGTTCTGTTCAATAACCAAGAAGCCTCAACGTTGTGGGCTTTGATTTGCTTTTGTATCCCCCGCAAGCGTCAAATGACTTTCTTTGTCCGGCCATTGAAATCGGTATCTTTTCGGCCCAACCGCTATTTTCAGCTTAAAAGTTACTCCCTTCGTCTcggtcaatagttatctatttctaTTTTGGGGTATATCATtgaatagttatctatttccatttttggTAACCTTTTGTAGACTATTTTCCACGTGCACGTGGAGTTAAGTGATTTGTGTGATCCAAATTCATCCATAGttgttttcttaatttttgtgtcaaaaacaatagataactattgattgAGACGGAGTACTTTCCTCCAAATAATTTTATATAGAATCGTTGTAAATTGCAAAGAAAAGAAATACAATACCATTCATGTTAAATGCGCCGATAACCTAAGTATATTACGGGGATTAACTATATATAATATGGGCCAATAAATTAGCTTAATGAAGACAACTAGAGATGTCGGACATCTTTGGAAATTTTGAACAAGAGCTTCAGAGTATCGATTATTGAAAGTCACTCGAACTTATTAGTTTGGTGTTAGATTTTTGTTACAACATGTAACTAATTAAATTATGCAGATGTTAATTAGCATAGTTGGTTAAATTATAAGATGTCGTGTTCATGATCTAGTTTCAAATCTCGTCAGCATTACTAAGTTCAAGCTTTACGCATTGCTTTGCATGGAAGAattacatactccctcctattcattatattcttccccttttttttttgcacaagaaataagaaagtgaatttggaccacacaaaacacactaccccacatgcaatttaatttggaccatacaaatcaacccaaaaaaggaaataggaaagaaaacccgaataatccgaataaggaaatagggaagaaaacccgaataatccgaataaggaaatagggaagaatatagtgaataggagggagtacttatTACATTAGTTCATGGTAGAGTTGTCCATCAGCACGGCCCAACCCGCCTTGTCCCATTATTTTATGCAACTTGGCCCGCGGCTCTGGTCTGGCCCGAATCCTAAAATTTCAGCCCGGGCCGCCCTTGCCCCCCTAAGGCCCTGGCCCGGGTCAAGCATATCCCACTTCGGCCCGACCAAGCTCGCCCCCCTGTCTCGACCTGAGAGAGCGGCCTAGCCCTAGCCCGGCCCGAGTACAGGTCTAGTTCATGGTATCAACCGAGGATTTTCTCATGTGATCATATTGGGGTTTAATAAAGGCAAGTTTCCTAATCTATGACAAATTCTAGCTGATGTTGTATACtttttttcataattaattaactTAGAAATTAATTTTAATTTCCAAATCTCTGATGGCAGGATGATGATATATAACTCTCCCTaacaatgtatatatatataactctAGAAAATCCGCGATAAAAGCCAAGGAAAAATAGAGATATGATCATGGAGAATAATGAGCAGAACTTGAAAACCCTTCCATTGGAACTGCAATTCGATATACTATCAAGGTTACCGCTTAAACAACTGCTTCGTCTCAAGTGCCTATCAAGGTGGTGGAATGTTGAAATCAGTAGCTCGCGTTTCAGCAAACTCTACCAACAACATCGTAAATGTCTTGATGGTGGCTGCATTATACTGGTGAACCACGCGGTGGCCTTTTGTTTCGACTTTCATTCAAAGATCCTTACAGAGCTGCCTCCTCCTCCTAACATTGATTCAGCCTACATCTTTGGCTCTTCCAATGGTTTGTTATTGTTTGTTGAACCAGACGTTGAAACCCCGGTCTGTGTCCTTTATAACCCGGTGACAGGTGCTTCTGCCCTCTTACCTCCCTTAGTTATTAATCTACCTGATCATCTTGGTCCCAACGTCGCTGTAAGTTATGGGCTACATGTGGGATTTGGTTATGATTCTCAGAGTACGGAAGGTGAAGATTACAAAATACTGAGGTTAATTTCTTATCGTAAACAAGATGAACATCATGTGGTAGCTTACCTTTACAGCACGAAGATGAATTCGTGGAAAAAAATAAAACCAGACGTTCCTAATCAACGTCTGTTTGGCAGTTCTCCGTCAAATGGTTTGGTATATTGTAATAATGCATTTCATTGGATTTCGAAGAACCTCACAGACAGGGTTGGTGAAATAATTATATCAGCATTAAATGTTAGTAGTAGTAGCGGAAGGTATTACGTGTTGCCTGAACCTGATAATGAGGGAGTTTGTTTTGGGAGCCTGGTTGTTTTGAAAGAGCGTTTGCATCTCGTCAATGAAAAATCATTCCATAACTATGATATATGGATAATGAAAGAGTATGGGGTTCAGAATTCTTGGACAAAGTTACTGCATTACACAGAGGATGAACTTCAACAAATTTGTTGTAAGAGTGTCGTCAGTGGATACATAAGGCCGTGGCCATATGCGTATTCAGCT
Protein-coding sequences here:
- the LOC141622942 gene encoding F-box protein CPR1-like; this encodes MENNEQNLKTLPLELQFDILSRLPLKQLLRLKCLSRWWNVEISSSRFSKLYQQHRKCLDGGCIILVNHAVAFCFDFHSKILTELPPPPNIDSAYIFGSSNGLLLFVEPDVETPVCVLYNPVTGASALLPPLVINLPDHLGPNVAVSYGLHVGFGYDSQSTEGEDYKILRLISYRKQDEHHVVAYLYSTKMNSWKKIKPDVPNQRLFGSSPSNGLVYCNNAFHWISKNLTDRVGEIIISALNVSSSSGRYYVLPEPDNEGVCFGSLVVLKERLHLVNEKSFHNYDIWIMKEYGVQNSWTKLLHYTEDELQQICCKSVVSGYIRPWPYAYSADEQELLVGIEIYHMIFVCYNLQTRVMRKVQVTNPRLQTYLNTISSSVIPWMPSLAYPYS